The Chrysemys picta bellii isolate R12L10 chromosome 12, ASM1138683v2, whole genome shotgun sequence genome has a segment encoding these proteins:
- the LOC103306774 gene encoding lymphocyte antigen 6 complex locus protein G5b-like codes for MAHALLLAASALFCLVLGGSNLRCRQCALNEPYIGCLPGVSECTPKAGHPCMTVNISYRGEVQFLLQGCIMNPSRCGMVKELMVPEYHINITCCSHASFCNEWVPLPPGKGGH; via the exons ATGGCCCACGCTCTGCTCCTCGCAGCGTCTGCCCTGTTTTGCCTCGTGCTGGGAG GCAGCAATCTGCGTTGCAGACAATGTGCCCTGAACGAGCCCTACATCGGTTGCCTCCCCGGAGTCTCTGAGTGCACCCCTAAGGCCGGGCATCCATGCATGACTGTCAACATCAGCTAta GAGGTGAGGTGCAGTTCCTCCTCCAGGGCTGCATCATGAATCCCAGCCGCTGCGGGATGGTGAAGGAGTTGATGGTTCCCGAGTACCACATCAACATCACCTGCTGCTCCCACGCCTCCTTCTGCAACGAGTGGGTCCCGCTGCCCCCTGGCAAGGGAGGGCACTGA